Proteins from a single region of Cytophagaceae bacterium:
- a CDS encoding TonB-dependent receptor has translation MKKSYFKKIKSMHWVGVLTLILLFPIALFAQSGQISGVVLDGSNNEGLPSVTIRVKGTQKGTTTDVSGNFKIEAAKSDVLVFSYIGFKTQEVVVGNQTTLKIALAIDDLTQLSEVVVVGYGTQRKEAVTGSVISVSGDKIREIPAPNISQALQGRMPGVEMSQTSTKPGATMQIRIRGTRSLSADNNPLIVLDGIPFPGSLADLNPNDIKSIDILKDASATAIYGSRGANGVILITTEKGQKGKKPKISYNGYYGTQSVFSPYPMMDGPTFAKFRKDAGLYSNGIDETDNINTNWQDLFYRDGVMTDHSLSLSGGTETGNYNFGGGYYYNQGVIPTQDYGRYSLRGSIEQKVNKFVKVGFNTNSNYNFSNGNQIGVGGILSATPISNPYNGDGTLKRTFKMALDEQFTVTRGVVEDLKDVWLNENKGYASYNSFYGEVNIPRIEGLKYRTNLGLDFIQNTSGNYTGEGINNVNPTTISTAGIGNSHTYHWTVENILSYDRTFAQKHNLSVVALYSAEQNKYNRSSVAAKGIPSDDFMYYNLGQATGEITVNPNDQDYQMWGLMSGMGRVMYSYNDRYMASATLRSDGSSRLADGYKWHTYPAVSLGWNIMKEPFMVPVAGLTELKLRVGYGQTSNQAISPYATLGRLSTRPYNFGPTNYAVGYYVSTLPNKNLGWEYSETWNAGLDFGLLKDRLTGKLEYYITNTKDILLGVGLPATSGVSSYTANIGQTQNKGIELDLNGSIIQNKGGFTWDAGVNFYLNKNKLVALASGQTRDEGNAWFVGYNINAIYDYEKIGLWQEGDANLTKFEPGGNIGMIKVKYTGEFNEDGTPKRAIGAADRQIMNVDPKFQGGFNTRVTYKGFDLSLVGLYRVGGILISNVHGPNGYINLLTGRRNNIDVDYWTADNTDAKYPKPGGIQSGDNAKYASTLAYFDGSFLKIRTITLGHDLNKSLLKNSDIKMRLYATVQNPFVMFSEFHKESGLDPETNSYGNENVATGGYQRRLLTVGYNTPSTRNYVLGFNLTF, from the coding sequence ATGAAAAAAAGTTACTTCAAAAAAATCAAATCGATGCATTGGGTGGGCGTATTAACATTAATACTGCTTTTTCCAATTGCTCTTTTTGCACAATCGGGTCAAATTAGTGGCGTGGTACTCGATGGTTCTAACAACGAGGGGTTACCAAGTGTAACGATCAGAGTAAAAGGTACCCAGAAAGGTACAACTACTGATGTGAGCGGTAATTTCAAAATTGAAGCTGCTAAATCAGATGTGTTGGTGTTTAGTTACATTGGTTTCAAAACTCAGGAGGTAGTAGTTGGCAATCAGACTACTTTGAAAATTGCTCTTGCTATTGATGACCTCACACAACTCAGCGAAGTAGTTGTGGTAGGTTATGGTACACAAAGGAAAGAAGCAGTAACCGGTTCGGTTATTTCTGTTTCAGGGGATAAAATCAGAGAGATTCCTGCTCCAAATATTTCACAGGCATTACAAGGTAGAATGCCGGGAGTTGAAATGTCACAAACTTCCACCAAGCCAGGTGCAACTATGCAGATTAGGATTAGGGGAACCAGGTCTTTGAGTGCTGATAACAACCCTTTAATCGTATTAGATGGAATACCATTTCCAGGTTCTTTGGCTGACCTTAACCCTAATGACATCAAAAGCATTGACATTTTGAAAGATGCTTCAGCTACAGCCATTTATGGTTCAAGAGGAGCTAACGGAGTTATTCTTATTACAACTGAGAAAGGTCAGAAAGGTAAAAAACCAAAAATTTCGTATAACGGTTATTACGGAACACAGTCCGTTTTTTCTCCTTATCCAATGATGGACGGCCCTACGTTTGCTAAATTCAGAAAAGATGCCGGTTTATATTCAAATGGTATAGATGAGACTGACAATATTAATACCAATTGGCAAGATTTGTTTTATAGAGACGGCGTGATGACCGATCATTCATTGAGCTTATCAGGTGGAACAGAGACTGGAAATTACAATTTTGGTGGTGGATATTATTATAATCAGGGTGTAATTCCAACTCAGGATTATGGTCGCTATTCATTGAGGGGTTCTATTGAACAAAAAGTCAACAAATTTGTAAAAGTAGGATTTAACACCAATAGTAACTATAACTTCTCAAATGGTAATCAAATAGGTGTAGGTGGTATTTTGAGTGCAACTCCTATTTCAAATCCTTATAATGGGGATGGAACTTTGAAAAGAACCTTTAAAATGGCACTGGACGAACAATTTACTGTAACCAGAGGAGTTGTAGAAGACCTAAAAGATGTTTGGTTAAATGAAAACAAAGGTTACGCTTCTTATAACTCATTTTATGGTGAAGTAAATATTCCGAGAATTGAGGGATTGAAATACAGAACCAACCTTGGTCTTGATTTTATTCAAAATACCAGTGGAAACTACACAGGTGAAGGGATAAATAACGTGAATCCAACCACTATTTCAACCGCAGGTATCGGTAACTCTCATACTTACCACTGGACAGTTGAAAATATCCTAAGTTATGATCGCACATTTGCACAAAAGCATAATTTGAGCGTTGTAGCTCTTTATTCTGCGGAGCAAAATAAATATAACAGGTCTTCTGTGGCTGCAAAGGGCATTCCATCTGATGACTTTATGTACTATAACCTTGGTCAGGCAACAGGCGAAATCACTGTAAATCCTAATGATCAAGATTACCAAATGTGGGGCTTAATGTCTGGAATGGGTCGTGTTATGTATTCTTACAATGACCGCTATATGGCTTCAGCGACTCTACGTTCTGATGGTTCTTCAAGATTGGCAGATGGTTACAAATGGCATACTTATCCGGCAGTCTCGTTAGGTTGGAACATTATGAAAGAACCGTTTATGGTTCCCGTTGCAGGGCTTACTGAATTAAAACTTCGTGTAGGTTATGGTCAAACTTCCAATCAGGCGATTTCACCATATGCTACTTTAGGTCGTCTTTCTACAAGACCATATAATTTTGGACCTACAAATTATGCTGTTGGTTATTATGTTTCTACACTACCAAACAAAAATTTGGGATGGGAATATTCTGAAACATGGAATGCCGGTCTTGATTTTGGTTTGTTGAAAGATCGTTTGACTGGTAAACTGGAGTATTATATTACCAATACAAAAGATATTCTTTTAGGTGTGGGTTTACCTGCAACATCTGGTGTTAGTAGCTACACTGCCAATATTGGACAAACTCAAAACAAAGGTATTGAATTAGACCTCAATGGTTCAATTATTCAAAATAAAGGAGGATTTACTTGGGATGCAGGTGTTAACTTCTATCTTAACAAAAACAAACTGGTTGCTTTGGCATCTGGACAAACCAGAGACGAAGGAAATGCCTGGTTTGTAGGTTATAACATCAATGCTATTTATGATTATGAAAAAATAGGATTGTGGCAGGAAGGCGATGCCAATCTTACTAAATTCGAACCAGGTGGTAATATCGGTATGATTAAAGTTAAATATACAGGTGAGTTTAACGAAGATGGAACACCAAAAAGAGCAATTGGAGCTGCCGACAGACAAATCATGAATGTTGACCCTAAATTCCAGGGTGGATTTAATACAAGGGTAACTTACAAAGGCTTTGATCTTAGTTTGGTTGGTCTTTACCGGGTTGGTGGCATACTTATTAGTAATGTTCACGGGCCAAATGGTTACATTAATTTATTGACCGGTCGTAGAAACAACATTGACGTTGATTACTGGACAGCAGATAATACGGATGCTAAATATCCAAAACCAGGTGGAATTCAGAGTGGTGACAATGCGAAATACGCCAGCACTTTAGCATATTTTGATGGATCGTTCCTAAAAATCAGAACAATTACTTTGGGCCATGACCTTAACAAAAGTTTGTTGAAAAACTCTGATATTAAAATGAGACTATATGCAACAGTTCAAAACCCATTCGTGATGTTCTCAGAGTTCCATAAAGAATCTGGT